One region of Streptococcus parasanguinis genomic DNA includes:
- a CDS encoding THUMP domain-containing class I SAM-dependent RNA methyltransferase has product MKKQFELIATAAAGIEAVVGRELRDLGYDCQVENGRVRFQGDRRAIIETNLWLRAADRVKIVVGTFPAKTFEELFQGVFALDWENYLPLGARFPISKAKCVKSKLHNEPSVQAISKKAVVKKLQKHYARPEGVPLMENGAEFKIEVSILKDQATVLIDTTGSSLFKRGYRTEKGGAPIKENMAAAILMLSNWYPDKPLIDPTCGSGTFCIEAAMIARNMAPGLRRTFSFEEWNWMDDRLIHEVRQEASRKINREIELDIMGTDIDARMVEIAKENAQKAGVSRDITFKQMRVQDLHSDKINGVIISNPPYGERLSDDEGVTKLYTEMGHVFAPLKTWSKFILTSDEGFESKFGSKADKKRKLYNGTLKVDLYQYFGERVKRQIKA; this is encoded by the coding sequence ATGAAAAAACAATTTGAATTGATTGCAACGGCCGCTGCTGGTATAGAGGCTGTTGTTGGTCGAGAACTACGCGATCTTGGCTACGATTGCCAGGTTGAAAATGGACGGGTTCGATTTCAAGGAGACCGTCGAGCAATCATAGAAACCAACCTCTGGTTGCGAGCGGCTGATCGAGTGAAAATTGTGGTTGGGACTTTTCCAGCCAAAACCTTCGAAGAACTCTTTCAAGGTGTCTTTGCTTTGGATTGGGAAAATTATTTGCCTTTAGGAGCACGTTTTCCTATTTCTAAGGCTAAATGTGTCAAATCAAAACTTCATAATGAACCTAGCGTTCAGGCCATTTCGAAAAAAGCAGTGGTTAAAAAGTTACAAAAACATTATGCCCGGCCAGAAGGTGTTCCTCTCATGGAAAATGGGGCAGAGTTCAAGATCGAAGTATCGATCCTTAAAGATCAAGCCACTGTCTTGATTGACACCACTGGTAGTAGCCTCTTCAAACGTGGTTATCGGACTGAAAAAGGGGGAGCCCCTATTAAGGAAAATATGGCAGCGGCAATTCTTATGCTGTCAAACTGGTATCCAGATAAGCCCTTGATTGACCCGACATGTGGTTCTGGAACGTTTTGTATTGAGGCGGCGATGATTGCGAGAAATATGGCACCTGGTTTACGTCGGACCTTTTCTTTTGAAGAATGGAACTGGATGGATGATCGCTTGATTCATGAAGTCCGTCAAGAAGCAAGTAGAAAAATCAATCGCGAGATCGAATTGGATATTATGGGAACTGATATCGATGCACGGATGGTTGAGATTGCCAAAGAAAATGCCCAGAAAGCGGGCGTTAGCAGGGACATTACTTTTAAACAAATGCGAGTTCAAGATCTTCACTCAGATAAGATCAACGGGGTGATTATCTCCAACCCTCCATATGGAGAACGATTATCTGATGATGAAGGTGTGACGAAATTGTATACTGAAATGGGGCACGTATTTGCACCTCTCAAAACCTGGAGTAAATTTATCTTAACCAGTGATGAAGGTTTTGAATCTAAATTCGGTAGTAAAGCAGATAAAAAACGAAAACTTTATAACGGAACCCTAAAAGTTGATCTCTACCAATATTTTGGGGAACGAGTAAAACGGCAGATAAAGGCATAG
- a CDS encoding cell division site-positioning protein MapZ family protein: MTEKDNKPLEQETESILDFEDAKEMTIGQANRKAEEIEAGVTEGDNVLDKYIKQHRAEIEAEKYDTKILAKEELAKAEELAASETVAEVAEAVEAPEVTETVLEQRPEMDAISTELPAKIKFGPTPTEPIVEAEELPEETPSNAGKRIKAVLYSALGLAIVGSAIFVTYNWMHSRGKSGGTTVVSSSSSKSSSTSKSSSSETQAQKLEEFTKAYDAFFVDESKSALKNDKFGDLENLKKLLDKLEGSSDYNAAKTKYEDLVKQVSAIQKVNSQFSSPVIKDGVLDATAKAKSDATFAETKTGNEKLDSLLNEAVAQGRSQQVATPAPVTGTGGTDTSNATPAPAQAATPTAPTVNAATSGAGTTSPGYSGYGLPSDGVPLQRNLSRVPYNQAAINDVNNPAWVFGDGILEKVLNIARKRGHITGNQYILERVNIINGNGYYNLFKPDGTYLFSINAKTGYFVGNGKGHSDALDY, translated from the coding sequence ATGACAGAGAAGGATAATAAGCCATTAGAGCAAGAAACAGAATCAATTTTAGATTTTGAAGATGCTAAAGAGATGACGATTGGGCAGGCCAATCGAAAGGCAGAAGAAATCGAAGCAGGTGTAACGGAAGGTGATAATGTCTTAGACAAATACATCAAACAACACCGAGCAGAAATTGAAGCTGAAAAATACGATACAAAAATTTTGGCCAAAGAAGAATTGGCTAAAGCTGAAGAGTTGGCAGCTTCAGAAACAGTTGCTGAAGTAGCTGAAGCAGTGGAGGCGCCGGAAGTGACGGAAACGGTCTTGGAACAAAGGCCTGAAATGGATGCTATCTCAACTGAATTACCTGCTAAGATTAAATTTGGTCCCACACCAACTGAACCAATTGTAGAAGCTGAGGAACTTCCTGAGGAAACACCAAGCAATGCGGGTAAACGAATCAAAGCGGTTCTATACTCTGCATTAGGTCTTGCGATTGTCGGTTCGGCCATTTTTGTGACCTATAACTGGATGCACAGTCGTGGAAAATCTGGTGGTACAACTGTTGTATCGTCTTCATCTAGCAAGTCATCTTCTACTTCTAAATCAAGTAGCAGTGAAACACAAGCTCAAAAATTGGAAGAGTTTACCAAAGCCTACGATGCCTTTTTTGTAGATGAATCAAAAAGTGCTCTTAAAAATGATAAATTCGGAGACTTGGAAAATCTGAAGAAACTGCTGGACAAATTAGAAGGAAGCAGTGATTATAATGCGGCTAAAACAAAATATGAAGACCTTGTGAAGCAAGTTTCTGCCATTCAAAAAGTGAATTCTCAATTTAGTTCTCCAGTCATCAAAGATGGAGTTCTTGATGCAACTGCCAAAGCGAAAAGTGATGCGACCTTTGCAGAAACAAAGACAGGCAATGAAAAATTAGATAGCTTATTGAATGAGGCGGTTGCGCAAGGACGTTCACAACAAGTTGCGACACCGGCACCAGTGACTGGAACAGGTGGTACAGATACTTCTAATGCAACTCCAGCCCCAGCTCAAGCAGCAACGCCTACGGCCCCAACTGTCAATGCTGCTACAAGTGGTGCAGGAACGACAAGTCCAGGCTATTCAGGGTACGGTCTTCCAAGCGATGGTGTCCCGCTTCAGCGGAACTTGAGTCGTGTGCCATATAACCAAGCAGCTATCAATGATGTCAATAACCCAGCTTGGGTATTTGGTGATGGTATTCTTGAAAAAGTATTGAATATTGCTCGTAAACGTGGGCATATCACTGGCAATCAATACATTTTAGAGCGTGTCAATATCATTAACGGTAATGGCTATTACAATCTCTTCAAACCAGATGGAACCTATCTCTTTAGTATCAATGCCAAGACTGGTTATTTCGTAGGAAACGGAAAAGGTCATTCAGATGCTCTGGATTATTAA
- a CDS encoding S-ribosylhomocysteine lyase — MTKEVIVESFELDHTAVKAPYVRLIGEETGPKGDIISNFDIRLVQPNENAIPTAGLHTIEHLLAMLIRKRIDGMIDCSPFGCRTGFHMIMWGQHSSTEIAKVIKDSLEEIASISTWEDVPGTTIESCGNYKDHSLFSAKEWCRLILDQGISDDPFERHLV; from the coding sequence ATGACAAAAGAAGTAATTGTTGAAAGTTTTGAATTGGACCACACAGCTGTAAAGGCTCCCTATGTACGCTTGATTGGTGAGGAAACTGGACCCAAAGGAGATATCATCTCTAACTTTGATATTCGCCTGGTGCAACCCAATGAAAATGCGATTCCAACGGCAGGGCTCCACACCATCGAGCACCTTCTTGCAATGCTTATTCGCAAACGCATCGATGGAATGATTGATTGTTCCCCATTTGGATGTCGCACCGGTTTTCATATGATCATGTGGGGACAGCATTCAAGTACGGAAATTGCTAAAGTGATTAAAGATTCTCTAGAAGAAATTGCTTCTATCAGCACTTGGGAGGATGTCCCAGGCACAACCATTGAGTCTTGCGGAAATTACAAGGATCACAGCCTCTTCTCAGCCAAAGAATGGTGTCGCTTGATTCTAGATCAAGGAATCTCGGACGATCCATTTGAACGTCATCTTGTTTAA
- a CDS encoding ribonuclease Y, whose protein sequence is MNFVITGVFAAVIGLVIGYVGTALKMKASKEAAELTLLNAEQEATNLRGQAEREADLILKEAKHESSSLKKEALLEAKEEARKYREEVDAEFKSERQELKQLESRLAERASNLDRKDDILTSKEQSLEHKEQSLTDRTKHIDAREQQLEELEHKKVEELERVAALSQGEARDIILSQTEEQLSKEIASRIRDAELEVKERSDKIAKDILVQAMQRMAGDFVAEQTNSTVHLPDDSMKGRIIGREGRNIRTFESLTGVDVIIDDTPEVVTLSGFDPIRREIARMTMESLLKDGRIHPARIEELVEKNRQEIDNRIREYGEAAAYEIGAPNLHPDLMKIMGRLQFRTSYGQNVLRHSIEVAKLSGIIASELGENATLARRAGFLHDIGKAIDREVEGSHVEIGTELARKYKEHPVVVNTIASHHGDVEPESVIAVIVAAADALSAARPGARSESLESYIKRLQDLEEIANSFEGVKTSFALQAGREIRIMVSPEAIKDDKVTILAHDIREKIESNLEYPGNIKVTVIRELRAVDYAK, encoded by the coding sequence ATGAATTTTGTAATTACAGGTGTTTTTGCCGCGGTCATTGGTTTAGTCATTGGATATGTGGGAACTGCTCTTAAAATGAAAGCTTCAAAAGAAGCTGCGGAACTCACCCTTTTGAATGCTGAACAAGAAGCAACGAATTTACGTGGACAGGCTGAACGCGAAGCCGATTTGATTTTAAAAGAGGCGAAGCATGAGTCAAGTTCACTTAAAAAAGAAGCACTTTTGGAGGCAAAGGAAGAAGCCAGAAAATATCGTGAAGAGGTCGATGCTGAGTTTAAGTCAGAACGACAAGAATTGAAGCAATTAGAAAGCCGTTTGGCAGAACGTGCTAGCAATCTTGATCGTAAAGACGACATTTTAACAAGCAAAGAACAGTCTCTTGAACACAAAGAGCAAAGTCTTACAGATAGAACTAAACACATTGATGCGCGTGAACAACAGCTGGAAGAGCTTGAACACAAGAAAGTAGAAGAACTGGAACGTGTCGCTGCTCTAAGTCAAGGAGAAGCGCGTGACATTATTTTGAGTCAGACGGAAGAGCAACTTTCAAAAGAAATTGCCTCACGGATTCGTGATGCTGAATTGGAAGTGAAAGAACGTTCTGATAAAATCGCAAAAGACATTCTCGTGCAAGCCATGCAGCGAATGGCGGGTGATTTTGTTGCTGAGCAAACAAACTCAACCGTTCATTTGCCGGACGATAGTATGAAGGGGCGGATTATCGGTCGTGAAGGTCGCAACATTCGTACCTTTGAGAGCTTGACAGGTGTCGATGTGATTATTGATGATACGCCTGAAGTGGTGACCTTGTCAGGGTTTGATCCGATTCGTCGTGAAATCGCCCGCATGACAATGGAGAGCCTTCTCAAAGATGGTCGGATCCATCCAGCCCGCATCGAAGAGCTGGTTGAGAAGAACCGTCAGGAAATTGACAATCGTATTCGTGAATACGGTGAGGCAGCTGCCTATGAAATTGGTGCGCCAAACCTCCATCCAGATTTGATGAAAATCATGGGACGGTTGCAATTCCGTACTTCTTATGGTCAAAACGTTTTGCGTCACTCCATTGAAGTTGCCAAACTTTCTGGTATTATTGCCAGCGAGTTGGGTGAAAATGCTACTTTGGCACGACGTGCAGGATTCTTACATGATATCGGTAAAGCAATTGACCGTGAAGTGGAAGGAAGTCACGTCGAGATTGGAACTGAATTGGCACGGAAGTACAAGGAACACCCAGTGGTGGTCAATACCATTGCCAGTCACCATGGTGACGTGGAACCAGAAAGTGTCATCGCAGTCATTGTCGCTGCAGCGGATGCCTTGAGTGCAGCTCGGCCTGGAGCACGAAGTGAGTCACTTGAAAGCTACATCAAACGCTTGCAAGATCTTGAAGAAATTGCAAATAGTTTTGAAGGAGTTAAGACAAGTTTCGCCCTTCAAGCGGGTCGTGAAATCCGTATTATGGTTAGCCCTGAGGCAATCAAGGATGATAAAGTGACGATCTTGGCTCATGATATTCGTGAGAAGATCGAGTCCAATCTTGAATATCCTGGAAACATTAAGGTTACCGTTATTCGAGAATTGCGTGCAGTCGATTACGCAAAATAA
- the gmk gene encoding guanylate kinase, producing MADRGLLIVFSGPSGVGKGTVRREIFENSDNQFQYSVSMTTRAQRPGEVDGVDYFFRTREEFEDLIRQGQMLEYAEYVGNYYGTPLTYVNETLDKGIDVFLEIEVQGALQVKKKVPDAVFIFLTPPDLDELQDRLVGRGTDSAEVIAQRIEKAKEEIAMMREYDYAIVNDEVPLAAERVKRVIEAEHFRVDRVIGHYLDMLPKTQTIVKR from the coding sequence ATGGCGGATCGTGGCTTATTAATCGTATTTTCTGGCCCTTCGGGGGTTGGAAAAGGAACGGTCAGACGAGAAATTTTTGAAAACTCGGACAATCAGTTTCAGTATTCTGTATCGATGACGACGCGTGCACAACGTCCAGGTGAAGTGGATGGTGTCGACTATTTTTTCCGTACACGTGAAGAATTTGAAGATTTGATCCGTCAAGGGCAAATGTTGGAGTACGCTGAGTACGTTGGAAATTACTATGGGACTCCTTTAACCTATGTGAATGAAACCTTGGACAAGGGAATCGATGTATTCCTTGAAATTGAAGTTCAGGGTGCCCTTCAAGTAAAGAAGAAAGTTCCAGATGCAGTTTTTATTTTCTTAACTCCGCCTGATTTGGATGAATTGCAAGATCGATTAGTGGGTCGCGGGACAGATAGTGCAGAAGTTATTGCGCAACGGATTGAAAAAGCAAAAGAAGAAATCGCCATGATGCGTGAATATGACTACGCCATTGTGAACGATGAAGTTCCTCTTGCTGCTGAGCGTGTCAAACGTGTGATCGAAGCAGAGCATTTCCGTGTAGACCGTGTCATTGGCCATTATCTGGATATGTTACCAAAAACACAAACTATTGTGAAGAGATAA
- the rpoZ gene encoding DNA-directed RNA polymerase subunit omega: MMLKPSIDTLLDKVPSKYSLVILEAKRAHELESGAVPTQEFQSVKSTLQALEEIESGNVVVHPDPEAKREALRRRIEAERIRKEEEERKIKEQIAKEKEDGEKI, from the coding sequence ATGATGTTAAAACCTTCTATTGATACATTGCTTGACAAAGTACCATCAAAATATTCATTGGTCATTCTTGAGGCAAAACGGGCCCACGAATTGGAAAGTGGTGCAGTACCAACTCAAGAATTCCAATCAGTTAAATCAACATTACAAGCGCTTGAAGAAATCGAGTCTGGAAACGTAGTTGTTCACCCGGATCCAGAAGCAAAACGTGAAGCGCTTCGTCGTCGGATTGAAGCAGAGCGGATTCGCAAAGAAGAAGAAGAGCGCAAAATTAAGGAACAAATTGCCAAAGAAAAAGAAGATGGTGAAAAAATTTAA
- a CDS encoding primosomal protein N' encodes MIEAGGEKVIAKVIVDVPLMQTDKPYSYQIPLEFEDMVEAGMRVHVPFGKGNRLIQGIVVDVLEEADTSEELKAIVEVLDYTPVLNQEQFWLADQLRKSVFSYKITILKTMLPSLLNSSYDKILYPQPSLDPTLKVKLFGEKNEVSFSSLDAADQAQVMRLVRKGDLVLEYKAKDRKQIKTEKWYRVNQEGLKELQPSGRAKKRLALKERLLLEQGEQPLAGLYQDFSREVVAYFIEQGVLEITEREVNRAAAYYEGKEQTQALLLNSEQAKAVETVVSQIGKTSKPFLLEGVTGSGKTEVYLQIIQEVLNKGKTAIMLVPEISLTPQMTDRFISRFGQEVAILHSGLSNGEKYDQWRKVERGEAKVVVGARSAIFAPLKNIGAIIIDEEHEASYKQDSNPRYHAREVAVLRAQYNQAVLLLGSATPSLESRARATKGVYELIRLTQRANPAAKIPEVKVVDFRDYIGQNEAGNFTPVLVEAIADRLQKKEQVVLMLNRRGYSSFVMCRECGTVDTCPNCDISLTLHMDTKTMNCHYCGYSKAIPRHCPNCQSPSIRYYGTGTQKAYDELQEIFPEAKILRMDVDTTRKKGSHAAILDAFGNGEADILLGTQMIAKGLDFPNVTLVGVLNADTSLNLPDYRSSERTFQLLTQVAGRAGRAEKEGEVIIQSYNPNHYAIRFAKDQDYEGFFAYEMQIRRQLGYTPYYFTVGLTLSHKSEEIVMEKSHQVMEILRSGLSDQVQILGPTPKPIARTHNLYHYQIIVKYRFEEGMTQVLNQILEFTQERGNQDLRVSIDNEPQSFM; translated from the coding sequence ATGATAGAGGCTGGAGGTGAAAAAGTGATAGCAAAAGTCATCGTAGATGTCCCATTGATGCAGACAGATAAACCCTATTCTTATCAGATTCCATTAGAATTTGAGGATATGGTGGAGGCAGGTATGCGAGTTCATGTCCCCTTTGGTAAAGGGAATCGCCTCATTCAAGGGATTGTGGTAGATGTTTTAGAAGAGGCAGACACAAGCGAGGAATTAAAAGCGATTGTGGAGGTCTTGGATTACACTCCGGTCTTAAATCAAGAGCAGTTCTGGTTGGCAGATCAATTACGAAAAAGTGTTTTTTCTTATAAGATCACGATTTTAAAAACCATGCTTCCTTCTCTCCTCAATTCGAGTTATGATAAGATTTTGTATCCTCAACCTTCTTTAGATCCAACTCTCAAAGTGAAACTTTTTGGTGAAAAAAATGAAGTTTCTTTTTCTTCTCTAGATGCGGCCGATCAAGCCCAAGTGATGCGGTTGGTCAGAAAAGGAGATTTGGTACTTGAATACAAGGCCAAGGATAGGAAACAAATTAAAACAGAAAAATGGTATCGCGTTAACCAGGAAGGATTAAAAGAACTTCAACCATCAGGAAGAGCTAAAAAAAGGCTAGCATTGAAAGAGCGCCTGTTACTAGAGCAAGGGGAGCAACCCTTAGCAGGATTGTATCAGGATTTTTCACGAGAAGTGGTGGCTTATTTTATCGAACAGGGTGTTTTAGAAATTACAGAACGAGAAGTGAATCGGGCGGCTGCATATTATGAAGGCAAAGAACAGACCCAGGCTCTGCTTTTAAATTCAGAGCAAGCAAAAGCTGTCGAAACAGTAGTTTCTCAAATTGGGAAAACATCAAAACCTTTTTTACTAGAAGGTGTGACTGGAAGTGGGAAAACAGAAGTTTATCTGCAGATTATTCAAGAAGTTCTAAATAAGGGGAAAACGGCTATTATGTTGGTTCCTGAGATTTCCCTGACGCCACAGATGACGGATCGTTTTATCTCGCGTTTTGGCCAGGAAGTAGCTATTCTGCACTCGGGCTTATCAAATGGTGAGAAGTATGATCAATGGCGAAAAGTTGAACGTGGGGAGGCCAAGGTAGTCGTTGGAGCGCGCTCAGCCATCTTTGCCCCTTTAAAAAACATCGGAGCCATCATCATTGATGAGGAGCATGAGGCTTCCTACAAACAAGATAGTAATCCACGCTACCACGCAAGGGAAGTCGCAGTCCTAAGGGCTCAGTACAATCAAGCAGTCTTGCTTCTTGGATCTGCTACACCAAGTTTAGAATCGAGGGCTCGTGCAACAAAAGGGGTTTATGAATTAATTCGTCTCACCCAACGGGCCAATCCGGCAGCCAAAATTCCAGAAGTTAAAGTCGTTGATTTCCGTGATTATATTGGCCAAAATGAAGCTGGTAACTTCACTCCGGTTCTAGTGGAAGCTATTGCTGATCGCTTGCAGAAAAAAGAGCAGGTCGTCTTGATGTTGAACCGCCGTGGTTATTCCAGCTTTGTCATGTGTCGCGAGTGTGGAACTGTGGATACTTGTCCCAATTGTGATATCTCACTGACCCTCCACATGGATACTAAAACCATGAACTGTCATTATTGTGGCTATAGCAAAGCGATTCCTCGACACTGTCCAAATTGCCAAAGTCCTTCCATTCGTTATTACGGGACAGGAACACAAAAAGCCTATGATGAATTACAAGAGATCTTTCCTGAGGCTAAAATTTTGCGTATGGATGTGGATACTACCCGAAAAAAAGGGAGCCACGCAGCAATATTAGATGCTTTCGGGAATGGAGAAGCGGATATTTTATTAGGGACGCAAATGATTGCGAAGGGCTTGGATTTTCCAAATGTGACGTTAGTGGGTGTCTTGAATGCGGATACTTCTTTAAATTTACCGGATTATCGATCCTCAGAGAGAACCTTTCAACTCTTGACTCAGGTGGCAGGAAGGGCCGGACGAGCAGAGAAAGAAGGAGAGGTTATCATTCAGAGCTACAACCCCAATCATTATGCGATTCGATTTGCCAAAGACCAAGATTATGAAGGCTTTTTTGCCTATGAAATGCAAATTCGCCGGCAGTTAGGCTATACGCCTTATTACTTCACAGTTGGGTTAACCCTATCCCATAAGAGTGAGGAAATTGTGATGGAGAAGTCACATCAGGTTATGGAAATCCTCCGTTCTGGCTTATCCGATCAGGTCCAAATCTTAGGACCAACTCCTAAACCAATTGCACGCACACATAATTTGTATCATTATCAAATCATTGTGAAATATCGTTTTGAAGAAGGCATGACTCAGGTCTTGAATCAAATCTTAGAATTTACACAAGAAAGAGGCAACCAAGATCTCCGTGTCAGTATTGATAATGAACCTCAAAGTTTTATGTAA
- the fmt gene encoding methionyl-tRNA formyltransferase, whose protein sequence is MTKLIFMGTPDFSATVLKGLLADSRYEILAVVTQPDRKVGRKKEIRMTPVKQVALEHQLPVLQPEKLSGSPEMETLLSLDADGIVTAAFGQFLPTKLLENFQFAVNVHASLLPKYRGGAPIHYALINGDEEAGVTIMEMVKEMDAGDMIAARSLPILDEDNVGTLFEKLAVLGRDLLLDTLPAYLAGEIKPSPQDPSLVTFSPNILPEEEVLDWTKTNRQVFNQIRGMNPWPVAHTLLNGQRFKVYEAELCEGNGNPGEVIALTKKELLVAAGEGALSLKVVQPAGKPKMSITDFLNGAGRQLKVGDHFGN, encoded by the coding sequence ATGACAAAATTAATTTTTATGGGAACGCCTGATTTTTCAGCGACGGTTTTAAAGGGATTGTTAGCAGATTCGCGCTATGAAATTTTGGCAGTTGTGACGCAACCGGACCGCAAAGTAGGTCGCAAAAAAGAGATTCGAATGACCCCAGTGAAGCAGGTAGCTTTGGAACATCAACTACCGGTTCTTCAGCCGGAGAAATTATCGGGTAGTCCAGAAATGGAAACTCTCTTATCCCTAGATGCAGATGGAATTGTGACCGCTGCTTTTGGACAATTTTTACCGACAAAATTGTTGGAGAACTTCCAATTTGCGGTGAATGTCCACGCGTCTTTATTGCCTAAATATAGAGGTGGAGCTCCCATTCACTATGCCCTGATCAATGGTGATGAAGAAGCTGGAGTTACAATTATGGAAATGGTCAAGGAAATGGATGCCGGAGACATGATTGCAGCTCGTTCTCTCCCAATTTTAGATGAGGACAATGTGGGAACTTTGTTTGAAAAATTGGCAGTCCTTGGACGTGACTTACTCCTAGATACTTTGCCAGCTTACCTGGCAGGGGAGATCAAGCCAAGTCCACAAGATCCAAGTTTGGTCACATTTTCACCGAATATTTTACCGGAAGAAGAGGTTTTGGACTGGACCAAAACCAATCGCCAAGTCTTTAATCAGATCCGAGGGATGAATCCTTGGCCGGTCGCTCATACGTTATTAAATGGGCAACGCTTTAAAGTTTATGAAGCAGAGCTATGCGAAGGAAATGGAAATCCAGGAGAAGTGATTGCTTTGACCAAAAAAGAGTTGCTGGTCGCTGCAGGAGAAGGCGCATTGTCCCTCAAAGTTGTGCAGCCGGCAGGAAAACCAAAAATGTCCATCACAGACTTTTTGAATGGCGCTGGCCGTCAATTGAAAGTAGGAGATCACTTTGGAAATTAA